From the genome of Streptomyces sp. NBC_00659, one region includes:
- a CDS encoding GntR family transcriptional regulator yields MVVTQENVVASDSSRRLSPQEIADVLRKRIRTGELKAGDRLPTQAELADEFGVERGTVRLALRELQEGGLLSNVSKGSPPRIAEVTPTRNGPQPTMVALAPRITEAFSVPHVRIDAACLTAETLMVALAEPVRQIHDGRIRPERIDVRILLPSREINLAFPVSVDDQGDDDPVHKRWLDQRNAQGHVLRHNLQSLRSSHGIEVHVTFRALPFTPPVKLYLLNGSEALMAYYTITRREEEISDDEKLDIYDALGAESLLFSFEKRTGGRDTAFVDESQKWFNALWETITKDLRLS; encoded by the coding sequence TTGGTCGTGACTCAGGAGAACGTTGTGGCGAGTGACAGCAGCAGAAGGCTTTCGCCCCAGGAGATCGCCGACGTCCTGCGGAAGCGCATCCGCACCGGTGAGCTGAAGGCCGGCGACCGTCTGCCCACCCAGGCGGAACTGGCCGACGAGTTCGGCGTCGAGCGCGGCACGGTCCGCCTCGCCCTGCGCGAGCTCCAGGAAGGCGGCCTGCTCAGCAACGTCAGCAAGGGCAGTCCGCCGCGGATCGCGGAAGTCACTCCCACCCGGAACGGGCCCCAGCCGACCATGGTGGCCCTCGCCCCGCGCATCACCGAGGCGTTCTCCGTCCCCCATGTGCGGATCGACGCGGCCTGCCTCACCGCGGAGACGCTGATGGTGGCGCTCGCCGAGCCGGTCCGCCAGATCCACGACGGAAGGATCCGCCCGGAGCGCATCGACGTGCGGATCCTGCTGCCCAGCCGGGAGATCAACCTGGCGTTCCCCGTCTCCGTCGACGACCAGGGCGACGACGACCCGGTCCACAAGCGCTGGCTGGACCAGCGCAACGCCCAGGGCCACGTCCTGCGCCACAACCTCCAGTCCCTGCGCTCCTCCCACGGCATCGAGGTCCATGTGACCTTCCGGGCCCTGCCCTTCACCCCGCCCGTGAAGCTGTACCTGCTCAACGGGTCGGAGGCGCTGATGGCGTACTACACGATCACCAGGCGGGAAGAGGAGATCTCGGACGACGAGAAACTGGACATCTACGACGCCCTCGGCGCCGAGTCCCTGCTCTTCTCCTTCGAGAAGCGGACCGGCGGCCGGGACACCGCGTTCGTGGACGAGTCCCAGAAGTGGTTCAACGCCCTCTGGGAAACCATCACCAAGGACCTCAGACTCTCGTAG
- a CDS encoding winged helix-turn-helix domain-containing protein, whose amino-acid sequence MAGSCSVLVVEPKHAVVNGRNRSPRPPRSHREVADELRSRIRSGQLRAGQRMPTQARLADEFGVERGAVRQALRILQSEHLIVNVSKGSPATVADHPERAPTGPQDKPQSTVVALAPRITAAFEVPHVEIDALCLTAVSLTLAMGEPLREIHAGRIKPAKVDVRVLLPSRDIDLAFPAPVDDMTDDRPRRRWLAQRNAQVQVLRHNLMALRATHAIDVRVSFRALPFTPPVKLYLLNEAEALFAYYTLARRGEEIDHEYLEMYDAEGTQSMLFPFGQGVGLRDTTFVEQSHLWFNALWETISSELLITN is encoded by the coding sequence ATGGCGGGAAGTTGTAGTGTTCTGGTTGTGGAGCCGAAGCATGCCGTCGTCAACGGACGGAACAGGTCACCACGGCCGCCGAGGTCACACCGAGAGGTGGCCGACGAGCTGCGCAGCCGGATCAGGTCCGGTCAGCTGCGGGCCGGCCAGCGCATGCCGACCCAGGCCAGACTGGCCGACGAGTTCGGCGTCGAACGCGGCGCGGTGCGCCAGGCGCTGCGCATCCTCCAGTCGGAGCACCTGATCGTCAACGTGTCCAAGGGGAGCCCGGCGACGGTCGCGGACCATCCCGAGCGGGCTCCGACCGGGCCGCAGGACAAGCCGCAGTCCACCGTGGTGGCGCTCGCCCCGCGGATCACGGCGGCCTTCGAGGTCCCGCACGTGGAGATCGACGCGCTGTGTCTGACCGCCGTGTCGCTCACCCTCGCCATGGGTGAGCCGTTGCGCGAGATTCACGCGGGACGCATAAAACCGGCCAAGGTCGACGTCCGGGTGCTGCTTCCCAGCAGGGACATCGACCTCGCGTTCCCCGCGCCGGTCGACGACATGACGGACGACCGTCCGCGGCGCCGCTGGCTGGCCCAGCGCAACGCCCAGGTGCAGGTGCTGCGGCACAACCTGATGGCGCTGCGCGCCACGCACGCCATCGACGTGCGGGTCTCCTTCCGCGCGCTGCCCTTCACCCCGCCCGTGAAGCTGTACCTGCTCAACGAGGCCGAAGCGCTCTTCGCGTACTACACACTCGCCCGACGGGGCGAGGAGATCGACCATGAATACCTGGAGATGTACGACGCCGAAGGTACGCAGTCGATGCTGTTCCCCTTCGGTCAGGGGGTGGGACTGCGGGACACCACGTTCGTGGAACAGTCCCACCTCTGGTTCAACGCGCTGTGGGAGACGATCAGTTCGGAACTGCTGATCACGAACTGA
- a CDS encoding DUF2516 family protein — MLMTAFGGLMWLIFTAILVLAVVALVMAAIAREDAYRAADKQNKMFWLIILGVTVAVNLVVPYLFLQLAGLVATIVFFVDVRPALRQVSGGGRGRRGGSSSDGPYGPYNGGR, encoded by the coding sequence GTGCTGATGACGGCATTCGGCGGTCTGATGTGGCTGATCTTCACAGCCATACTCGTCCTCGCCGTGGTGGCGCTGGTGATGGCCGCGATCGCCCGCGAGGACGCCTACCGTGCCGCCGACAAGCAGAACAAGATGTTCTGGCTGATCATCCTCGGAGTCACCGTGGCGGTGAACCTGGTGGTGCCCTACCTCTTCCTGCAGCTCGCGGGCCTGGTCGCCACGATCGTCTTCTTCGTCGACGTCCGCCCCGCGCTGCGGCAGGTGTCGGGCGGCGGCCGGGGCCGCCGTGGCGGCAGCAGCAGCGACGGCCCGTACGGCCCGTACAACGGCGGCAGGTAG
- a CDS encoding HAD family hydrolase, whose translation MTSDTTQTDAVATQTENLRDTITGARFVLFDFDGPVCRLYAGHAAEKVARDLVEWLEQQGMRRLLTPEEREHADPLEVLHAVNRRRPRSDLVAELEERFTQQELKAVAKAWPTEYADAVIRTWRAVGARLAIATNNSPRTAARYLEGRDLADCFAPHVYGRTQNLAHLKPDPNCLNRALNALGADPSKALMIGDAPSDLHAARRAGVPFLGYARHPDKEKLLRDAGAEHVVASLKTVLQTLRGQQ comes from the coding sequence GTGACTTCTGATACGACGCAGACTGATGCGGTGGCGACACAGACGGAGAACCTGCGGGACACGATCACCGGCGCGCGCTTCGTGCTCTTCGACTTCGACGGGCCGGTCTGCCGGCTGTACGCGGGGCACGCCGCCGAGAAGGTGGCCAGGGATCTGGTCGAGTGGCTCGAACAGCAGGGGATGCGAAGGCTGTTGACCCCGGAGGAACGTGAGCACGCCGATCCGTTGGAAGTCCTGCACGCGGTCAACCGGCGGCGTCCGCGCAGCGACCTGGTGGCCGAGCTGGAGGAACGATTCACCCAGCAGGAGCTCAAGGCGGTGGCCAAGGCCTGGCCCACCGAGTACGCCGACGCGGTGATACGGACCTGGCGGGCCGTCGGCGCCCGGCTGGCGATCGCCACCAACAACTCGCCCCGCACGGCCGCCCGTTACCTGGAGGGCCGTGATCTGGCCGATTGCTTCGCGCCCCACGTCTACGGCCGCACCCAGAACCTCGCCCACCTCAAGCCGGATCCGAACTGCCTCAACCGGGCCCTGAACGCCCTCGGCGCGGATCCGTCGAAGGCGCTCATGATCGGTGACGCCCCCTCGGATCTGCACGCCGCCCGGCGCGCCGGGGTTCCGTTCCTCGGCTACGCGCGTCACCCCGACAAGGAGAAACTGCTCCGGGACGCCGGAGCCGAGCATGTGGTGGCGTCGCTGAAGACGGTGCTGCAAACCCTGCGGGGTCAGCAGTGA
- a CDS encoding PP2C family protein-serine/threonine phosphatase, whose product MPVPVPRQRAIPAVESGQAQAVFSPGGPSGDTTGGPAGTAPEAHTTTPITGTTHLTLLVIEDDPAGSLGVPEILDAAGKPVRVRTARNLTEAERLLTDDVHCILLDLALPAPGRAAESADELATLKHVLRLAPGHAVLALTASGDAERGTEAVRVGAQDYLFRDELDSRLLSRAIRYAVERKRSDKAERRLTESKLRAQENARLERGLLPTPLLEGSSLRFAARYRPGRSRALLGGDFYDTVRTADGTVHAMIGDVCGHGPDEAALGVELRIAWRALTFAGLCGDELLSTLQQVLEHERENDEIFATLCTVDIAPDGRRAGLCLAGHPSPLIARPGRPAQLLPYDNNGPALGLLPNARWPRMQVELGAAWSLMLYTDGLIEGHTGVGKERLGLDGMVDMVRRQLAQGLQGEDLLRAAVNEARELNGGELTDDVAVLLLDRTP is encoded by the coding sequence ATGCCCGTACCCGTACCGCGGCAGAGAGCGATCCCGGCCGTGGAGAGTGGTCAGGCTCAAGCCGTGTTCTCACCCGGCGGCCCATCCGGCGACACCACCGGCGGCCCCGCCGGGACAGCACCGGAAGCCCACACCACGACCCCGATCACCGGCACCACCCATCTGACTCTCCTGGTCATCGAAGACGACCCGGCGGGTTCGCTCGGTGTGCCCGAAATACTCGACGCGGCCGGCAAGCCGGTCCGGGTCCGCACCGCCCGCAACCTCACCGAGGCCGAGCGGCTGCTCACCGACGACGTCCACTGCATCCTGCTCGACCTCGCGCTGCCCGCACCGGGCCGTGCGGCGGAGAGCGCCGACGAGCTGGCGACCCTCAAGCACGTCCTGCGGCTCGCGCCCGGCCACGCCGTCCTCGCGCTCACCGCGTCCGGCGACGCGGAGCGCGGCACGGAGGCGGTGCGCGTCGGCGCCCAGGACTACCTGTTCCGCGACGAGCTGGACAGCCGGCTGCTGAGCCGCGCGATCCGGTACGCGGTGGAGCGGAAACGTTCCGACAAGGCCGAACGACGGCTCACCGAGTCCAAGCTCCGCGCCCAGGAGAACGCCCGTCTGGAGCGCGGCCTGCTGCCGACCCCGCTGCTGGAGGGCTCCTCGCTGCGCTTCGCCGCGCGCTACCGCCCGGGCCGCTCCCGCGCGCTGCTCGGCGGCGACTTCTACGACACCGTGCGCACGGCCGACGGCACGGTGCACGCGATGATCGGCGACGTCTGCGGGCACGGGCCCGACGAGGCGGCACTCGGTGTGGAGTTGCGCATCGCCTGGCGTGCGCTGACGTTCGCGGGCCTGTGCGGCGACGAACTCCTGTCCACGCTCCAGCAGGTCCTGGAGCACGAGCGCGAGAACGACGAGATCTTCGCGACGCTGTGCACCGTGGACATCGCGCCCGACGGCCGCCGCGCCGGGCTCTGCCTGGCCGGTCACCCGTCACCGCTGATCGCCCGTCCGGGCCGGCCCGCCCAGCTGCTGCCGTACGACAACAACGGCCCGGCGCTCGGTCTGCTGCCGAACGCCCGCTGGCCGCGCATGCAGGTGGAGCTGGGTGCCGCGTGGAGCCTGATGCTCTACACCGACGGCCTGATCGAGGGCCACACCGGCGTGGGCAAGGAACGCCTGGGCCTGGACGGCATGGTGGACATGGTCCGCCGCCAGCTCGCCCAGGGACTCCAGGGCGAGGACCTGCTGCGCGCGGCGGTGAACGAGGCGCGCGAGCTCAACGGCGGGGAACTGACGGACGACGTGGCGGTACTGCTGCTGGACCGGACGCCTTAG
- a CDS encoding helix-turn-helix domain-containing protein has translation MASLNVGNLGEYLREQRRSAQLSLRQLADAAGVSNPYLSQIERGLRKPSAEVLQQVAKALRISAETLYVRAGILDAERDRDEVETRAVILADPTLNERQKQVLLQIYESFRKENGFEIAPADETGHGTEVPGGGAGRGTDAPETQDIPDAQPPQDTAVRGPRTADGSDAGPQQTAS, from the coding sequence ATGGCATCGCTCAACGTCGGCAATCTCGGTGAGTATCTGCGGGAACAGCGGCGCAGCGCGCAGCTGTCGCTGCGGCAGCTCGCCGACGCCGCCGGGGTGTCCAATCCGTATCTGAGTCAGATCGAGCGCGGGCTGCGCAAGCCGAGCGCGGAGGTGCTCCAGCAGGTCGCCAAGGCCCTGCGGATCTCCGCCGAGACGCTGTACGTGCGGGCCGGCATCCTCGACGCCGAGCGGGACCGCGACGAGGTGGAGACGCGTGCCGTCATCCTCGCCGATCCCACGCTGAACGAGCGGCAGAAGCAGGTGCTGCTCCAGATCTACGAGTCCTTCCGCAAGGAGAACGGATTCGAGATCGCACCGGCGGACGAGACCGGTCACGGCACCGAGGTGCCGGGCGGCGGCGCGGGCCGCGGCACCGACGCACCCGAGACTCAGGACATACCGGACGCCCAGCCTCCACAGGACACCGCCGTCCGCGGCCCCCGCACGGCCGACGGCAGCGATGCCGGTCCGCAGCAGACCGCGAGTTGA
- a CDS encoding HelD family protein: MTPPDPARRPAPDLPLARSLSRERAFHDTCRAALAAMVDGAEEQVVTGEDVSASGADAEVLGYQLRSQAKEMRELPQGPLFFGRLDFQDSVAAAGDHAGQSYHIGRLRIREHPAAPPLVVDWRAPVSRAFYQAGARDPQGVAVRRRFGWAPGSRGDSTDLTGLEDEPIGMERPSPGAVPPEPTGAGAAVGADSDSGAGEGAAVLSGTGQGSSILAEEIERPRVGPMRDIAATIQPEQDDLVRADLSASVCVQGAPGTGKTAVGLHRAAYLLYTHPQRVRRGGLLILGPNRTFLSYIAEVLPALGETGVRQSTIGEEIAGRPVTGEDGERAAAVKHDARMARVLRRALYGNIGVPAEGLAVPDGTYRWRVPVAVLRRIVDDVRAEEPPYAVGRERVRTRVVRYVRERAELRAGPQTNAWAQRISRARPVGAYVDAVWPRVRPEELLTRLLGDAEALERVAEGILDAEERKAVLWARPPRSWKSARWSAADLVLLDEIAGLIEHPEGYGHLVIDEAQDLSPMECRAIARRASFGSLTVLGDLAQGTTPWAAREWGELLAHLGKPDAAVVPLTVGFRVPGVIVELANRVLERLDVGVPPARSLRGDGALRIRPTADPSAETVAAVREALAHEGSIGVITADADVTKVREALGAAGIRAAGADEPGARIAVLPASLAKGLEYDHVVAVEPAAMAEAEARGLHRLYVVLTRAVSRLDVIHARPLPW; this comes from the coding sequence ATGACGCCACCCGACCCCGCCCGACGGCCTGCCCCGGACCTGCCGCTCGCCCGCTCCCTCTCCCGTGAGCGCGCCTTTCACGACACCTGCCGCGCCGCCCTCGCCGCGATGGTCGACGGCGCCGAGGAGCAGGTCGTCACCGGTGAGGACGTCTCCGCGTCCGGGGCCGACGCCGAAGTGCTCGGGTATCAGCTGCGCAGCCAGGCCAAGGAGATGCGGGAGCTGCCCCAGGGGCCCCTGTTCTTCGGCCGGCTGGACTTCCAGGACTCGGTGGCGGCGGCCGGCGACCACGCCGGGCAGAGCTATCACATCGGGCGGCTGCGGATCAGGGAACACCCCGCCGCCCCGCCCCTCGTCGTCGACTGGCGGGCCCCCGTCTCGCGCGCCTTCTACCAGGCGGGCGCCCGCGACCCCCAGGGCGTCGCCGTCCGCCGGCGCTTCGGCTGGGCCCCCGGCAGCCGCGGCGACTCCACCGACCTCACGGGACTTGAGGACGAACCCATCGGGATGGAGCGGCCCTCGCCGGGAGCGGTTCCACCGGAGCCGACCGGAGCCGGAGCCGCAGTCGGAGCCGACTCCGACTCCGGGGCCGGGGAGGGCGCGGCCGTGCTGAGCGGGACCGGTCAAGGGAGTTCGATCCTCGCCGAGGAGATCGAGCGCCCCCGTGTCGGCCCCATGCGGGACATCGCCGCCACCATCCAGCCCGAGCAGGACGATCTCGTACGGGCCGACCTGTCGGCGTCGGTCTGTGTGCAGGGTGCCCCGGGCACCGGCAAGACCGCCGTCGGCCTGCACCGGGCCGCCTACCTCCTCTACACCCATCCGCAGCGCGTCCGCCGAGGCGGCCTGCTGATCCTCGGCCCCAACCGCACCTTCCTGTCGTACATCGCGGAGGTCCTCCCCGCGCTCGGGGAGACCGGCGTGCGCCAGTCGACGATCGGCGAGGAGATCGCCGGCCGTCCGGTGACGGGCGAGGACGGCGAACGAGCCGCGGCCGTCAAGCACGACGCCCGGATGGCGCGGGTGCTGCGCCGGGCGTTGTACGGGAACATCGGCGTCCCGGCCGAGGGCCTCGCCGTGCCGGACGGCACGTACCGCTGGCGTGTCCCCGTCGCCGTACTGCGCCGCATCGTGGACGACGTACGAGCCGAGGAACCGCCGTACGCCGTCGGGCGGGAGCGGGTGCGGACACGGGTCGTGCGGTATGTGCGGGAACGGGCCGAGCTGCGGGCCGGGCCGCAGACGAACGCCTGGGCGCAGCGGATCTCCAGGGCCCGGCCGGTGGGCGCGTACGTCGACGCGGTGTGGCCCCGGGTGCGCCCGGAGGAGCTGCTCACCCGGCTGCTCGGCGACGCCGAGGCGCTGGAGCGGGTGGCCGAGGGGATCCTCGACGCAGAGGAGCGGAAGGCGGTCCTGTGGGCGCGGCCGCCGCGGTCGTGGAAGTCGGCGCGGTGGTCGGCCGCCGATCTGGTCCTGCTCGACGAGATCGCCGGGCTGATCGAACACCCCGAGGGATACGGCCACTTGGTGATCGACGAGGCGCAGGACCTGTCTCCGATGGAATGCCGGGCCATCGCGCGGCGGGCCTCCTTCGGGTCCCTGACCGTGCTCGGGGACCTCGCTCAGGGCACGACTCCCTGGGCGGCGCGGGAGTGGGGCGAACTCCTGGCCCATCTGGGAAAACCGGATGCGGCCGTCGTCCCCCTGACGGTCGGGTTCCGGGTGCCCGGGGTCATCGTCGAACTCGCCAACCGGGTGCTGGAACGCCTGGATGTGGGTGTCCCGCCGGCCCGGTCCCTGCGCGGGGACGGCGCGTTGAGGATCCGGCCGACCGCCGACCCGTCGGCCGAGACCGTCGCGGCCGTACGGGAGGCGCTCGCGCACGAGGGTTCCATCGGGGTCATCACCGCGGACGCCGACGTCACCAAGGTGCGGGAGGCGCTCGGCGCCGCGGGGATCCGTGCTGCCGGAGCCGATGAACCGGGCGCCCGGATCGCGGTGCTGCCCGCGAGTCTGGCCAAGGGGCTGGAGTACGACCATGTCGTGGCCGTGGAACCGGCGGCGATGGCGGAGGCCGAGGCGCGGGGCCTGCACCGGCTCTACGTGGTGCTGACCCGGGCGGTGTCGCGTCTGGACGTGATCCACGCGCGCCCGCTGCCCTGGTGA
- a CDS encoding phosphotransferase, translating into MSGDAGVVEGPLHGYHHETYVVPLPGRPGEAEPVRWKCREPRPGLLWFDRRCFASEEELLRALQGRIEGIPDLIQAGSAGLQRFIEGETLGALYGSGGGIPSSLLGQIVSLFGQLARVRPDSLAAERTCTSVYRAAEGDSDGFLERLILFTEEEVYQRNMPDFKGLFYDLGLDEASFGRLRERVSGLTRRPFHLLHADLHRENFVVDGMGRLWTIDWELAMFGDPLYDLATHLYLMRYPRDQEDRMTGQWRKAVESVVPGSSDGREKDLPKLLAFKRAQSVFTDVIRTALSLEEERTVDASLLARAGDRIRQVLSAATVPLGIKVPAAESVTAALGRWYEERAESAEVMAGAAVPGGA; encoded by the coding sequence ATGAGTGGCGACGCGGGAGTGGTCGAGGGACCACTCCATGGCTACCACCACGAGACGTATGTCGTTCCGCTGCCGGGCCGGCCGGGAGAAGCCGAACCGGTCCGCTGGAAATGCCGGGAGCCGCGTCCTGGGCTGCTGTGGTTCGACCGGCGCTGTTTCGCGTCCGAAGAGGAACTGCTCCGCGCGTTGCAGGGGCGCATCGAGGGCATCCCCGACCTGATCCAGGCGGGCTCCGCCGGTCTTCAGCGGTTCATCGAGGGCGAGACGCTGGGGGCCCTGTACGGATCGGGCGGCGGGATCCCCTCGTCCCTTCTCGGGCAAATCGTTTCCCTCTTCGGGCAGTTGGCCCGAGTAAGACCCGATTCCCTGGCCGCGGAACGGACGTGCACATCTGTTTATCGGGCTGCCGAGGGAGACAGCGACGGTTTTTTGGAGCGGCTGATCCTGTTCACGGAAGAGGAGGTGTACCAGCGGAATATGCCCGACTTCAAAGGCCTGTTCTACGACCTCGGACTGGACGAGGCCTCCTTCGGAAGGCTCCGCGAGCGTGTGTCGGGACTGACCCGCCGCCCTTTCCATCTGCTGCACGCCGATCTCCACCGCGAGAATTTCGTGGTCGACGGAATGGGCCGGCTCTGGACGATCGACTGGGAACTGGCGATGTTCGGAGACCCGCTCTACGACCTGGCCACCCACCTCTACCTGATGCGGTACCCGCGGGACCAGGAAGACCGGATGACCGGGCAGTGGCGCAAGGCCGTCGAGAGCGTCGTCCCCGGCAGTTCGGACGGCCGGGAGAAGGACCTTCCCAAGCTCCTCGCCTTCAAGAGGGCCCAGTCCGTCTTCACCGACGTCATCCGGACGGCCCTGTCGTTGGAGGAGGAGCGGACGGTCGACGCGAGTCTCCTCGCCCGGGCGGGCGACAGGATCCGGCAGGTGCTGAGCGCCGCGACGGTGCCGCTGGGGATCAAGGTCCCGGCCGCGGAGAGCGTCACGGCCGCGTTGGGTCGTTGGTACGAAGAGCGGGCGGAGAGCGCGGAAGTCATGGCCGGAGCCGCGGTCCCCGGTGGTGCGTAG
- a CDS encoding TetR/AcrR family transcriptional regulator: MSDTGLRERKRRRMYQSVSDTAIGLFLEKGFDAVSVAEVAAASEISKPTLFRYFPSKEDLVLHRFADHETEATRVVEEGRAAGRPAIDALREHFLDGLRREDPVTGLNEHPGVLAFHRLLYGTPSLVARMYGYLERSEAALAEALAEPLGTGLDARLAAGQITAVRRILAEENLRRIAEGEPVAVVRPDAVAAAERAFARLAAGFPGLA, from the coding sequence ATGAGTGACACCGGACTGCGCGAACGCAAGAGGCGGCGGATGTACCAGTCCGTCTCCGACACCGCCATCGGCCTCTTCCTGGAGAAGGGGTTCGACGCCGTGTCCGTCGCCGAGGTCGCGGCCGCCTCCGAAATCTCCAAGCCGACGCTCTTCCGGTACTTCCCGTCCAAGGAGGACCTGGTCCTGCACCGGTTCGCGGACCACGAGACCGAGGCCACGCGGGTCGTCGAGGAGGGCCGGGCGGCCGGCCGGCCCGCGATCGACGCCCTCCGCGAGCACTTCCTGGACGGTCTGCGCAGGGAGGACCCCGTCACCGGGCTCAACGAGCATCCCGGCGTTCTCGCCTTCCACCGGCTGCTCTACGGGACGCCCTCGCTGGTGGCGCGGATGTACGGGTACCTGGAGCGCTCCGAGGCCGCGCTGGCGGAGGCTCTCGCGGAGCCGCTGGGCACCGGGCTCGACGCACGGCTCGCCGCCGGGCAGATCACGGCCGTACGCCGCATCCTCGCCGAGGAGAACCTGCGGCGGATCGCGGAGGGGGAGCCGGTGGCCGTCGTACGGCCGGACGCGGTGGCGGCGGCCGAGCGGGCCTTCGCCCGGCTCGCGGCCGGGTTCCCCGGGCTCGCCTGA